The Pseudomonas graminis region TTATCTGGCCGGCTTCTTTCTTTTTGGTGTCGGCGAAATCTACAACACGCTGACATTAATGGCGATAGTGACAAACCTATCCTTTCTATTTCTTTACGGCCTTGTCGCCGCCCGCTCTGTCCATGTCGCTACTGAACAGCTCCAAATTCTTCAATCGTGCAACTACCGGGTCACGTTCAACGCTGGACTCGCTCACACCCTCATCGAGTCCAGCCTCTCCAGCTACCTTGCTAAGCATCGCTGCATCCCTTCGGTCCTGGCCCGTCTTGCGACGCGCTCGCCTTCAAGCTTGTGTGTGACAAAGCAACAACCGTGCACAAAATTTCGACGAACATGAAAAAAATGTCGAAAGCGCTGTAAAAACATTCGATGTCAGCGCCAAGCTATTGAATATAAATGATAAAAATATTTTAGATAGCCTGCTTTGCAACGGCGATTTTGTTGAGAATAGCGCGGGCAGGTGTCACTGACGTTACCTGTCACCCCTCAAAAGTGGGTAATTCGCGGATGGCTGTCACATATTCGGGCTTGATCTGAGTCTTTTTGGTGCGCCGTGCCGCACAACTGCCTGCGTTTGGTTCCTTGGAGCCGAGTCCGGCGAGTTGGCGAGCATGCTGCACGCAGCCCTGCTCCCGAAATGCGTCCTGCAGCCCCGGATTGACTGGCGTTGCCCGGAATCTGCTAGCTGATTTTCCGCGGTCTGCGCCAGCGGTAAGCTGCTTCATGTCGGTGCGCGGCCTTTTTTTTCGCTCACTACCAGTGCGGGGTGGGATTGCGGTGATCATCGATCAACAGCAAATCCGCAAAATGCTCTGAACCGCTGTGCCGGATGAATCCTCAGGAATTCGCGCGTATTCTTCCCGCTACCCAAGACTTTCTTTTCGGGCCAGTCAATCGGCTCGATGAATCAAATCGGCGATCAGGAGTAATTTTTCGTGTTTGTTCTAGATCCGCGCTTGCTGCAAGACACACTACCGATCGGCGACTTCCCGCTATGCACGCTGCTGCTGTCCAATGATTCCAGTTACCCCTGGTTCATTCTGGTGCCCAAGCGTGCAGATATCAGTGAAGTGTTCCAACTGTCCGAAACGGACCAGATGCAGTTATGGAAAGAAACCACCACCCTCTCGGCGGTACTTGATCGCACGTTTCAGGCGGACAAGATGAACGTTGCTGCGCTGGGTAATGTGGTCAATCAGCTGCATATGCACGTCATCGTTCGCCGTGTCGGCGACGCGGCCTGGCCAGCGCCAGTGTGGGGCAAGCATCCGGCCAAGCCATATACGCCGGAGGAGGTTGCGCGGATCAACGCGCAACTGAAGTCCGAATTGACCGGAACATTTATCTTTAAAGAGGGCTGACCATGGATCTCGAATCGCGTGTCATGGAACTGGAGAGTCGACTGGCCTTTCAGGACGATACCATTCAAGCGCTCAACGACGTGTTGGTCACCCAGCAGCGTAGCCTTGATCGTCTGGAGTTACAGATCGCAGCCCTGATCAAGCGTCAGGAGGAAATGGGCGGGCAGGGCGACGATTTCGTTGAAGACTCTCGCCCTCCTCATTATTAAAGGGAAGAGAGCCGGGCAGGAGTTTCAGCCAAAAAAAACCGCGCCTCTCAGCGCGGTTTTTTTATGCGGCGAAGTTAACGGCGCGGGAGCGCAGCGATGACGTCTTCCGCTTGCAGGCCCTTGTCGCGGTTCATCACCGAAAACTCGACACGCTGGCCTTCGACCAGAACGCGGTGGCCTTCACCGCGAATGGCGCGAAAGTGCACGAAGATGTCGTCGCCCGAATCCCGGGAAATGAATCCGAAGCCTTTGGAGGTGTTGAACCACTTCACCGTGCCTGTATCGCGGTTGCCCAGATCCTGGGACTGAGCGGCAGGCGCAGGTGAGGACCGGTAGAAGCTGACCGCCAGGTGCAATGCCACGGCAACGACGACGGCGAGCAGGCTGACCAGAACGGCCGGTTGGCCAGCAATGGTTTCGAGCGGAACGAGCAGCGTGAGGATTTGAAGCACGACGGCCAGCACGAGCAAGCCGCTGACCAGGTTTTGCAGTTGATGACGTGGACCTTTGTTCCAGTAAGGAATCACTGGCGCAAGCACCAGGTTGATGAGGCCGAAGAGCGCCAGATACAGCGCATCCGGTTGGGACAGGTAAGAAGACAGCGCTTCACTACGCAGGCTGGGGATGAAAGACAGCAGCAGGGCAGCTGCGCCCGTTAGCAGGTGGACTATTTTCAACATTTCGATGACTCACATTAAGATGGATCACAAGGAAATAGCGGGTGACCTTCGGTACGCTTCGAGAAAAAAGGGAGGCGTGATGCACGAGTGTCGGTCCTGCCTATGCACTGCCGCCGGACGGCACTTTGGCGGCAGCGCGTCTGTATTTAACAGCAAAGCCGAGAGCTACTCAAATCAAGCGCTTAGCTCACGTGTTGGCCGGTGAGGGTGGCTGTATGTCGGTTTTTTTGTTCTGGTCAAAGGCTCGCGCCAGAGCGGCCGGGATTAACAACGCGCCAGGCCGATGGTCTCTATTAAAGGAAGTGGGGTCGGACTGCGATGGTTGTCGCTGAACTAATCCCGACAGATGGCTGCGCAGGGTCAATGGTCTTGGTAGAGTGGTCGGCAGTCGTTTGACAATAAACCATCATAGAAGAGGGCTGAACATGGCAATCGATATCGGCATCAGCGAAGAAGATCGCAAGTCCATCGTGGACGGTCTTTCCCGCCTGCTGGCAGACACCTACGTGTTGTATCTGAAAACCCATAACTTTCACTGGAACGTGACTGGCCCGGCTTTTCGTACGCTGCACCTGATGTTTGAAGAGCAATACAACGAACTGGCACTGGCGGTCGATCAGATCGCAGAGCGGATTCGCGCGCTGGGCTTCCCGGCGCCGGGGACCTATTCGACCTACGCGCGCTTGTCGTCGATCAAGGAAGAAGAGGGCGTACCTGCGGCCGAGGACATGATTCGTTCGCTGGTTCAGGGGCAGGAAGCGGTCACCCGTACTGCCCGTGGGATTTTCCCGTTGCTGGATAAAGTCAGCGACGAGCCAACGGCAGACCTGCTGACCCAGCGCATGCAGGTGCATGAGAAAACCGCCTGGATGCTGCGCTCGATGCTCGAAGCCCAGTAATCATCAGCTGATCAACGAAACACAGGCGCGGGCAGCGTAACGAGTGCCCGCTCCGCACTGCTGTCCCCCGCCTTGCACGACAGTCCCCTCCTGAATCAAATCCCTCCGCTCAAAGCGCTCACCTGTAATACGCATTCCCCCTTTTTTCGAGTCGGGCTGAATACGACAATCGGCTGAACGGGAAGAAATAAATCCGCAAAAAATACATATCTAACACCTCGACGGGTATTGGGGCTGGGCCGTTTGCCGGCTCTCGAAAATCACCCCTGCAGCGTGGTGATCTCCTACAGGTTCAGAGTGCTCCTTCTGCTGGTTGCGCCTTGTGGAATACGGCTTGATAGACACCTCTTTTCAACTGATTGCGAAGGTGTCGATGCCCTATCCGTGATCGCAACATGGGGGACCTGCATGAACCTGAATACTGCCCGAGAGGGGTGGGAGCCGACCCATTGTCTGAACGCCCGGGGCGACCCGTTTATCGAAAATTTCAACATGAGCCTGGCCCAGCCGCACGCCAGATCGGTGAGGCTGAATGGGCTGGCCACATGCTTGCGACTTGAGGAGGTGTACTGGAATATTCTGTCCGAAATGGCACGTTTCAACGATTGCTCCATCAACGCCGTGCTGTCCTACGTGGATCGCGAGGTTCACCTGCGTTACGGCGGCGTCAAGAATTTCAGCGGCCTGATCCGCGTCGTGTGCGTGGCGCACGTATTGAGTGCCGAGGGCCTGCGGTTGACGCCGTCCCCGACATGACCTGATTTCAGCGGGCCCGTTGCGGCGGGCCTGCATTCGCTGGTGGCACGGCATCCGCGCCGCGCGCCGACATCTTCTTGCCCGGTATCGGGCTGCGCGGCTGCACAGCGATGATTATCCCTATATAATCCCCCGCCTTACTGTGGAAGGCAGGAACTGACCGTCAGGTCGGACTGCATGCCAAAGCTTGCGCACCCTTGCACCGGCGACGGGCGAAAGCTCCATCGAATTCCGAATTACGAGAAGTGAACACACGATCATGATGCGCAGCCATTATTGCGGCCAACTGAACGAGAGCCTGGAAGGTCAGGAAATTACCCTTTGCGGATGGGTCCATCGCCGTCGCGACCACGGGGGGGTGATTTTCCTCGACATTCGCGATCGTGAAGGTCTGGCCCAAGTGGTTTTCGATCCGGATCGTGCGGACACCTTCGCCATCGCCGACCGTGTTCGCAGCGAATACGTGGTCAAGCTGACCGGCAAGGTACGTGCGCGTCCTGCCGGCGCCGTAAACCCGAACATGGCGTCGGGCGCGATCGAAGTGCTGGGCTATGAGCTGGAAGTCCTCAACGAGTCGGAAACCCCGCCGTTCCCGCTTAACGAATACTCCGACGTCGGCGAAGAAACCCGCCTGCGGTATCGCTTCATCGACCTGCGTCGTCCGGAGATGGCTGAAAAGCTGCGTCTTCGCTCGCGCATCACCTCCAGCATCCGTGGCTTTCTGGACGGCAACGGCTTCCTCGATGTCGAGACGCCGATCCTCACTCGCGCCACGCCCGAAGGCGCTCGCGACTATCTGGTGCCAAGCCGTACCCACCCAGGCAGCTTCTTCGCCTTGCCGCAATCGCCCCAGCTGTTCAAACAGCTGCTAATGGTTGCCGGTTTCGACCGTTACTACCAGATCGCCAAGTGCTTCCGCGACGAAGACCTGCGTGCCGACCGTCAGCCTGAATTCACTCAGATCGACATCGAGACCAGCTTCCTCAACGAAGAGGACATCATGGGCATCACCGAGACCATGGTCCGCAAGCTCTTCAAGGAAGTGCTGGATGTGGAGTTCGATGACTTCCCCCACATGACCTTCGAAGAAGCCATGCGCCGCTATGGCTCGGACAAACCAGACCTGCGTAACCCGCTGGAACTGGTTGACGTTGCCGATCAGCTTCAGGCCGTGGATTTCAAAGTGTTCAGCGGTCCTGCCAACGATCCGAAGTGCCGTGTGACGGCGCTGCGCGTTCCCGGCGGTGCAAGCATGCCGCGCAGCAAGATCGACGAGTACACCAAGTTCGTCGGCATCTACGGCGCCAAAGGTCTGGCCTACATCAAGGTCAACGAGCGCGCCAAGGGCGTCGAAGGCCTGCAGTCGCCGATCGTCAAGAACATCCCGGAAGCCAGCCTCAACGTGATCCTCGATCGCGTGGGCGCAGTGGACGGCGACATCGTGTTCTTCGGCGCGGACAAATTCAAAATCGTCAGCGAAGCACTGGGCGCTCTGCGCATCAAGCTGGGCCACGACCTGAACCTGCTCACCCGTGAATGGGCGCCGATGTGGGTCGTTGATTTCCCGATGTTCGAGGAAAACGACGACGGCAGCTTCTCCGCGCTGCACCACCCGTTCACCGCGCCGAAATGCTCGCCTGAAGAGCTTGAGGCCAACCCTGCCACCGCGCTGTCCCGCGCGTACGACATGGTGCTGAACGGCACTGAGTTGGGCGGCGGTTCGATCCGTATCCACCGCAAGGAAATGCAGCAGGCCGTGTTCCGTCTGCTGGGCATTTCCGAAGACGAGCAGCAGGAGAAGTTCGGCTTCCTGCTCGACGCACTGAAGTACGGCGCGCCGCCCCACGGTGGTCTGGCGTTCGGTCTGGATCGTCTGGTTATGCTGATGACCGGCGCTCAGTCCATTCGTGAAGTCATTGCCTTCCCGAAAACCCAGAGTGCTGCGGATGTGATGACCCAGGCACCGGGCGTGGTCGATGCCAAGGCACTGCGCGAGCTGCACATCCGCCTGCGCGAAACGCCAAAGGCAGAGTAAGCCGTGTCGGCCTTTTAGGCATGGGCTCGGCGGACCGACTATTCGGTCCGCCCTGAGCCTCGTCCATTTCGGGCACTGATTCGAGTAAAGCGTCTGCGTTTGAGCGATCAAGCGCGTGCGTGCGTGTTTCAAGGTTTGGAGCGTGTTATGGCTGGTCATTCCAAGTGGGCGAACATCAAGCACCGCAAAGAGCGTCAGGATGCCAAGAAAGGCAAGATCTTCACCAAGTGGATTCGCGAACTGACGGTCGCTGCCCGTCAGGGCGGCGGTGATCCGGCGTCGAACCCGCGCTTGCGTCTGGCGCAGGACAAGGCCCTTGGCGCGAACATGAGTCGCGACATCATCGACCGCGCCATCGCTCGTGGTGCCGGCGCCGCCGATGCCGATGATATGGTCGAACTGGGTTACGAAGGTTACGGCCCCGGCGGCGTTGCGGTCATGGTCGAAACCATGACTGATAACCGCAACCGGACCGCGGCTGCCGTGCGTCATGCGTTCAGCAAGTGCGGCGGCAACCTGGGGACTGACGGCTCGGTGTCTTATCTGTTCGAGCGCAAGGGGCAGATATCCTTCGCACCGGGCGTGGATGAAGACGCGCTGATCGAAGCTGCGATGGAAACGGATGCTGACGACGTAGTCACCCACGAAGATGGCTCCATTGACGTGTTCACTTCGTTCTCCAGTTTCTATGCCGTGCGCAACGCGCTGGAAGCCGCTGGTTTCACGCCCGCCGATGCGGAAATCGTGATGCAACCGACCACCAGTGCGGTGCTCGATCTGGACATGGCGGAAAAGGTCCTCAAGCTGATCGATATGCTGGAAGACCTGGATGACGTGCAGAACGTCTATTCCAACGCTGAAATCCCGGACGAGGTGCTGGAGCAGCTCGGCTGATCCTTTGCCCGCTCGAACTTGAGGCCGGAGCGCACGAAGCGTTGATGATCAACGCTATCGGCCTCCGGCTTCTGCCTTTATGCTGCGTCCAATTGTTTGCGTTACCTCTCAAGCTGCAGGCGTTATGACTCTTATTTTAGGTATCGACCCCGGTTCAAGAATTACCGGGTTTGGCGTGGTGCGTGATACCGGGCGCGGCTGCGAGTACGTGGCCTCGGGCTGCATTCGCACGGGCACAGGCTTGCTCCATGAGCGGCTGCAGATCGTGTATCGCGGCGTGCGCGAAGTCATCCAGACGTACGGCCCGGTGACGATGGGCATCGAGAAGGTGTTCATGGCGCGCAACCCGGACTCGGCCTTGAAGCTGGGTCAGGCCCGCGGTGCGGCGATTGTTGCGGGTGCCGAAGAAGGGCTGGAGATCGCCGAGTACACCGCGACTCAGGTCAAGCAGGCCGTCGCCGGAACGGGCGGCGCCAACAAGGATCAGGTGATGATGATGGTCATGCACCTGCTCAAGCTGACCACCAAGCCTCAAGTGGATGCGTCGGATGCACTGGCAATCGCCATGTGTCACGCGCATACCCGATCCAGCCTCATCCCTCACGGCCTGAATACGGCGCGCAGTCGTGGCGGACGTCTGCGGCTGTGATGGCATTATTCGCGTTAGTACGGCCCGTCCTGGCGATGGGCATCTGGAAAGGATTTGATTCGTGATTGGACGTCTACGCGGTACGTTGGTCGAGAAGCAGCCGCCGCATCTGGTACTGGATGTCAACGGCGTTGGTTACGAGGTCGAAGTGCCCATGACCACGCTCTATCGCCTGCCTCATCTGGGCGAAATCGTGACGCTGCATATCCATCTGGTGGTCCGCGAAGACGCGCACCTGCTGTTCGGTTTCTACGAAAAGCGTGACCGCGAGATGTTTCGCGAGCTGATTCGCCTGAACGGCGTCGGGCCGAAGCTGGCGCTGGCCCTGATGTCGACGCTGGAAGTGGACGAATTGGTGCGTTGTGTGCAGGCGCAGGACACCTCCGCGCTGACCCGCGTCCCGGGCGTTGGCAAGAAGACCGCCGAGCGGTTGCTGGTTGAGCTGAAGGATCGCTTCAAGGCGTGGGATTCGTTGCCAGGTACCTTCGCGCTCGTGTCGGACGGGCCGGGCGCGCCGATTCCAGTGGCGACGGCCGAGTCGGATGCTGTCAGCGCGTTGATTTCCCTGGGCTACAAGCCCCAGGAGGCGAGCAAAGCGGTGACCGCGATAAAAGACAAGAATCTCAGCAGCGAAGACCTCATTCGCCGCGCACTGAAGGGGATGCTGTAAGTGATAGACGCCGACCGTCTGATCGCCGCGACCGGGCGTGACCGTGACGAGCAACTGGACCGTGCGATTCGGCCGCTGAGCCTGGCCGATTACATTGGTCAGCCCACCGTGCGTGAGCAGATGGAACTGTTCATTCAGGCGGCGCGCGGGCGCAGTGAAGCGCTGGATCACACGCTGATCTTCGGTCCGCCAGGCCTGGGTAAAACCACACTGGCGCATATCATCGCCCAGGAAATGGGAGTATCGATCAAGAGCACCTCGGGCCCCGTGCTTGAACGACCGGGTGATCTTGCGGCGATTCTCACCAATCTTGAGCCCCACGACGTGCTGTTCATCGATGAAATCCACCGTCTGTCACCCATCGTTGAGGAAGTGCTGTACCCGGCGATGGAAGATTTCCAGCTGGACATCATGATCGGTGAGGGCCCTGCGGCGCGCTCCATCAAGCTTGATCTGCCGCCGTTCACACTGGTCGGCGCGACGACTCGCGCAGGCATGCTGACCAATCCGCTGCGTGACCGCTTCGGTATCGTGCAGCGTCTTGAGTTCTACAGCACTGCGGATCTGGCCACGATTGTGTCGCGCTCGGCGAAAATTCTCGGGCTGTACATCGAGGACGAAGGCGCATTCGAGATTGCCCGTCGTGCACGGGGTACGCCGCGGATCGCCAATCGGCTGCTGCGTCGGGTGAGGGATTTCGCCGAAGTACGCGCCAAGGGCGAGATCACCAAAGCCATTGCGGATCTCGCGCTGAACCTGCTGGACGTCGACGAGCGCGGATTCGATCACCAGGATCGACGCTTGCTGCTGACGATGATCGAGAAGTTCGACGGCGGGCCGGTCGGGGTGGATAACCTTGCGGCGGCCATCAGCGAAGAACGACACACAATTGAAGATGTGCTGGAGCCCTATTTGATTCAGCAAGGCTATATGATGCGCACACCTCGCGGTCGCATGGTCACGCGGCATGCGTATTTGCACTTCGGTCTGAACATCCCCTCGCGCCTGGGCGACCGTGCGGTGCTGGATGAACCGATCGAAGACCCTGACGAATAAATGCACGATCAACCGATTTATTCGGGTGTTTGGTGGTCTGACGGGCAGTCACCGCAAAGTGATGTGGCGCAGGCAGTAAAAACGATGAAAAACAGTTGCCTGGCCGGATTGGCAACCTGAGGAGTAAGCACTAGAGTATGCGCGCGCAAAACGGGGCTCAGTCGTTCGCACATCGTTGTCGCGTTTATTACGAGGACACCGATGCCGGCGGCATCGTTTATTACGTCAATTACCTGAAATTCATGGAGCGGGCTCGAACCGAGCGACTGCGGGAACTGGGCTTTGCCCAATCCGCAATGGCGGGTATCGAGAACCTGTTGTTCGTCGTGCATTCAAGCGAGGCTCGGTACCACAAGCCCGCGCGGCTGGACGACGAACTGCTGATCAGCGCCGAAGTAATCGAATTGAACCGCGCCAGCCTGCGCTTTCAGCAACAGGTCAGGCGGGCTGCGGATGATGTGCTGCTCTGCGAAGGGCAGTTTTTGGTGGCGTGTGTGCGCGCCGACAGTTTGAAACCCCGGGCCATTCCCGAAGCTCTGCGCACGGCCTTTGCCGGGCAGGGCGGCGCGG contains the following coding sequences:
- a CDS encoding cold shock domain-containing protein, translating into MGNRDTGTVKWFNTSKGFGFISRDSGDDIFVHFRAIRGEGHRVLVEGQRVEFSVMNRDKGLQAEDVIAALPRR
- the ruvA gene encoding Holliday junction branch migration protein RuvA; translation: MIGRLRGTLVEKQPPHLVLDVNGVGYEVEVPMTTLYRLPHLGEIVTLHIHLVVREDAHLLFGFYEKRDREMFRELIRLNGVGPKLALALMSTLEVDELVRCVQAQDTSALTRVPGVGKKTAERLLVELKDRFKAWDSLPGTFALVSDGPGAPIPVATAESDAVSALISLGYKPQEASKAVTAIKDKNLSSEDLIRRALKGML
- the aspS gene encoding aspartate--tRNA ligase; protein product: MMRSHYCGQLNESLEGQEITLCGWVHRRRDHGGVIFLDIRDREGLAQVVFDPDRADTFAIADRVRSEYVVKLTGKVRARPAGAVNPNMASGAIEVLGYELEVLNESETPPFPLNEYSDVGEETRLRYRFIDLRRPEMAEKLRLRSRITSSIRGFLDGNGFLDVETPILTRATPEGARDYLVPSRTHPGSFFALPQSPQLFKQLLMVAGFDRYYQIAKCFRDEDLRADRQPEFTQIDIETSFLNEEDIMGITETMVRKLFKEVLDVEFDDFPHMTFEEAMRRYGSDKPDLRNPLELVDVADQLQAVDFKVFSGPANDPKCRVTALRVPGGASMPRSKIDEYTKFVGIYGAKGLAYIKVNERAKGVEGLQSPIVKNIPEASLNVILDRVGAVDGDIVFFGADKFKIVSEALGALRIKLGHDLNLLTREWAPMWVVDFPMFEENDDGSFSALHHPFTAPKCSPEELEANPATALSRAYDMVLNGTELGGGSIRIHRKEMQQAVFRLLGISEDEQQEKFGFLLDALKYGAPPHGGLAFGLDRLVMLMTGAQSIREVIAFPKTQSAADVMTQAPGVVDAKALRELHIRLRETPKAE
- the ruvB gene encoding Holliday junction branch migration DNA helicase RuvB codes for the protein MIDADRLIAATGRDRDEQLDRAIRPLSLADYIGQPTVREQMELFIQAARGRSEALDHTLIFGPPGLGKTTLAHIIAQEMGVSIKSTSGPVLERPGDLAAILTNLEPHDVLFIDEIHRLSPIVEEVLYPAMEDFQLDIMIGEGPAARSIKLDLPPFTLVGATTRAGMLTNPLRDRFGIVQRLEFYSTADLATIVSRSAKILGLYIEDEGAFEIARRARGTPRIANRLLRRVRDFAEVRAKGEITKAIADLALNLLDVDERGFDHQDRRLLLTMIEKFDGGPVGVDNLAAAISEERHTIEDVLEPYLIQQGYMMRTPRGRMVTRHAYLHFGLNIPSRLGDRAVLDEPIEDPDE
- a CDS encoding HIT domain-containing protein: MFVLDPRLLQDTLPIGDFPLCTLLLSNDSSYPWFILVPKRADISEVFQLSETDQMQLWKETTTLSAVLDRTFQADKMNVAALGNVVNQLHMHVIVRRVGDAAWPAPVWGKHPAKPYTPEEVARINAQLKSELTGTFIFKEG
- the ruvC gene encoding crossover junction endodeoxyribonuclease RuvC, translated to MTLILGIDPGSRITGFGVVRDTGRGCEYVASGCIRTGTGLLHERLQIVYRGVREVIQTYGPVTMGIEKVFMARNPDSALKLGQARGAAIVAGAEEGLEIAEYTATQVKQAVAGTGGANKDQVMMMVMHLLKLTTKPQVDASDALAIAMCHAHTRSSLIPHGLNTARSRGGRLRL
- a CDS encoding YebC/PmpR family DNA-binding transcriptional regulator, with amino-acid sequence MAGHSKWANIKHRKERQDAKKGKIFTKWIRELTVAARQGGGDPASNPRLRLAQDKALGANMSRDIIDRAIARGAGAADADDMVELGYEGYGPGGVAVMVETMTDNRNRTAAAVRHAFSKCGGNLGTDGSVSYLFERKGQISFAPGVDEDALIEAAMETDADDVVTHEDGSIDVFTSFSSFYAVRNALEAAGFTPADAEIVMQPTTSAVLDLDMAEKVLKLIDMLEDLDDVQNVYSNAEIPDEVLEQLG
- the ybgC gene encoding tol-pal system-associated acyl-CoA thioesterase: MRAQNGAQSFAHRCRVYYEDTDAGGIVYYVNYLKFMERARTERLRELGFAQSAMAGIENLLFVVHSSEARYHKPARLDDELLISAEVIELNRASLRFQQQVRRAADDVLLCEGQFLVACVRADSLKPRAIPEALRTAFAGQGGAGTHSEQEIQRGS
- a CDS encoding SlyX family protein, with product MDLESRVMELESRLAFQDDTIQALNDVLVTQQRSLDRLELQIAALIKRQEEMGGQGDDFVEDSRPPHY
- a CDS encoding Dps family protein; the encoded protein is MAIDIGISEEDRKSIVDGLSRLLADTYVLYLKTHNFHWNVTGPAFRTLHLMFEEQYNELALAVDQIAERIRALGFPAPGTYSTYARLSSIKEEEGVPAAEDMIRSLVQGQEAVTRTARGIFPLLDKVSDEPTADLLTQRMQVHEKTAWMLRSMLEAQ
- a CDS encoding ribbon-helix-helix domain-containing protein, which gives rise to MNLNTAREGWEPTHCLNARGDPFIENFNMSLAQPHARSVRLNGLATCLRLEEVYWNILSEMARFNDCSINAVLSYVDREVHLRYGGVKNFSGLIRVVCVAHVLSAEGLRLTPSPT